A single window of Nocardia higoensis DNA harbors:
- a CDS encoding DUF4254 domain-containing protein: MSAPTVGALPTAPQLLCAFQGRRYEDRELLRSAHALAELHARRAELADVRLVAEIDCRRTELVDDIDEWIAHEVPAHRPDAALHTETLGAVVDRMARSWADANQAIDSDGPRSGLTHKYWYRLAELVDGYTDLVTDVADGRRRLPGQ; encoded by the coding sequence ATGAGCGCCCCGACGGTAGGGGCACTGCCGACGGCCCCGCAGCTGTTGTGCGCCTTCCAGGGGCGGCGTTACGAGGATCGTGAACTGTTGCGGTCCGCCCATGCGCTCGCCGAGCTGCACGCCCGTCGCGCGGAGCTGGCCGACGTCCGGTTGGTGGCCGAAATCGATTGCAGGCGCACAGAACTGGTGGACGATATCGACGAGTGGATCGCCCATGAGGTGCCCGCGCACCGACCGGACGCCGCCCTGCACACCGAGACTCTCGGCGCGGTGGTCGACCGGATGGCCCGTAGCTGGGCCGACGCCAACCAGGCCATCGACAGCGACGGCCCCCGCAGCGGCCTCACGCACAAGTACTGGTATCGCCTCGCCGAACTGGTCGACGGATACACTGACCTGGTCACCGATGTGGCCGACGGTCGCAGGCGCCTGCCCGGGCAGTGA